The DNA region TGATCAGTTCGGTAATTCCTTTGACAGCACGCATCAAAACCTCATCCGAGACCTTGAATGCCTGGGCAAGCGGAAGGCGCGGGACGACTTCTAAGATGCGGTCATTGGGGATCACGATAACCGTATCGGCAACTTCCCGGAGACGCTCGAGACCGATCTCGGCGTTTTCCATTCTGGTCGCACTTTCACTGGTAAACGGCAGAGTAACGATCGCGATCGTCAAAGCGCCGATCTCTTTTGCGACTTTGGCAACGACCGGGGCAGAACCGGTACCGGTTCCTCCGCCGAGACCGGCGGTCACAAACACCATGTTGCTGCCGGCAAGTGCCTGGCGGATAACATCCTCGCTTTCAATGGCAGCCTCTTCGCCGCGCTGGGGAATTGCACCGGCGCCGAGACCTTTGGTCGTCTGGCGGCCGATAAGGATACGGCGGCCGACTCTTCCTCTCAGCATCGAGAGGTGCTGGGCATCGGTGTTCAGTGCGTAAATGTCCGCACCCTCGACTCCTTCCTCATAGACACGGGCGACGGTGTTGGATCCTCCGCCTCCGCAGCCGATTACGGTGATTTTTGTCCGGAGAGCATCAAGGATCTCGTCGAATTCGTCATCCTCGTCCGTCGGTGTCGTCTTGGCAGCGGAAAAACTGTACTGACTCGAGTAGTCAACCTCGGGTTTCGGCTGCTCTTTCTTCACGGCGGGAGCCTGAACCGGGGCTGCTGCCTGAACCGGTTCGGGTGTCTGCGGACGGACTGAGTAGGTTTTTGCACCGAGTTCAGCTTCGGTTTCTGCGTCGTAAATTGCGGAAACCGGCGTGTCGTCGCGTGCAACGTCTTCGAACCGTTTGCGTGATAATGCTTCTTCTACAATTGATCTCATGAGTAATTCTCCAATCCCGGTATTTTGATGGATGTCCTGACCACTTTCGTGACCATATCCGGCGTGATCATTCTGCCGTCGGGAAGAGTCACGGGTTTTCCGGCAACAAGCTGCCCGTATAACGGACCTGACGGGACCCCGAGCGTGCGCGCGAGCACGGGGTCGAACTGCCGGCGGGCTATCGTGATTTGATCACCTTCCACCAAACTATCCTGTGTACGTGTTATTTGTTGAACGGATAAGACTATTAAATCACCTGATACCTTCTGCCTGTTTTTTGCAGAAGTCAGCAAAGTCGGCATAAGTCTGCCGCCTTTTCCGGTCGTGTGAAAAATATTTCCCATTTTGTCCAGCTCAGCAAGGAAAATCTCCTCATAGCCGAGAAATGCTGCGGAAAACAGATCAGACGGAAGTTCGACCACGGCCGGGTCTCCGTCAAAGATTCTGCCGTGCGGGAATATTTTCAGACCGGGAGCCTGCAAAGCGGCCAGATCGCGATAGGCGACCCAGGTCGAAAAAGACATCGCGTTCATTTTCCGCAGATCGCCTTCGGTGATCTCCTCCAGCCCGACTTCAGCAAGTATCCCTTCGATATGGGAGATCTCCTGCTTTGACAGAGCTTTCCGGTCGATATGCGCGGCAAACACCCCGCACGATTTTGCGATCATCTGGGACACCATCTCTTTGGAAACCGAACCGACATCCCGGGTATGCATCATATGCCCAAATGCTCCCTTCGTCTCGAGACCGATCGCCGTCTGCCGGACCGCATAATGCGTACCGCCAAACCCGATCAGAGGGACAATCTCCGGCGAAGGGCGGGCATACAGAACGCTTTTTGCCGCCGCAATACAGGCTGCGGGATCGTTCCACTCTTTTTCCGTACTCCCCACCTCGACAAAAAAGAACGGGACCGGAAAATCCGTCGGCCCGTGATGCGTGATCTCGTACGAGACCCGGTACCCTTCCGGAACGAACTCGGCGTGGTTCTGCAGAATCGACTTCATCCAGGCAGGACTCGTCAGACCCAGTTCCCGGTCGTTGCCGCCAAGCCCCGCGATACCGAAGTTCCCTGCCGGATGGACCGTCAGAACAGGAACCGGATTCACACTTGAATGACGCGAAACAACAATGATCAGATCCGCATCAGGGTTCACCGCGGATTTTTCCGCATGGATGATCCGGCCTGAAACAGTGTGAAACGTCACCTCGTTCCCGTCGAAAAGAGGGAAACCCCCCTCCGGCGGATTTTTCAAAAGTTCGTCGATAGCTGCCCGGATATTTCGCCCGGCCGGGTCCGAGTCGGAGTTCAGTATATCAATAATCATATCACAAATACCCAATTCCCGTCAGGGAAGAGAAGATCCAGAGAATGACGAATATCACCGGGATGTGGACGAGATAGATGAAAAGCGTAACGGCCCCGTTCCCGAGTTTCGCAAAAGCCTCCCCGATTTTTCCAGGTTCCCGGATGGTAAAACTGCGCCTGCCGTTTGGATAGAAAACGGTTCCAAGACCGACCCCTAAAAGAAGCACGCCAAACCAGGGGAACAGCGGGAAATAATCCTGCGTATACTGCATGAAATCCTCGGCATGGATGCCCAAAGGATACAGCCAGGACGGATCATTGATGTACGGGAAGATAAACGCCCCGATCGCGATGATAATCAGACCAAGGATGATGTTCCATCTCCCGTATCTAAGGAGAGGGATCGCCAAAAGCATGGATACACCAAGCATATGCAGAAAACCGAACTTGATAAATGCCTCGCTGCCGAGAAAAAGCGAAGCCCCGATCCAGCTGCCGATGGTAATACAGAAACCGAGAGCCAGAAGAAACATCGCCTTGATGACCAGAGCCAGGTAGTATTCCTTTGTCGTTCTTCCCCGCATCCGTTCATGACGAAGGATCATCGCGATACCCGCAAGAAGAACGAAGACTCCCGACCCGAACATATACGTATTATAATAGGAAAGGAAGTTCGGATCCTCGACGATTATATGGAACAAAACAAGACAGGCGAGGAGATGGTAAAACAGCATGCCAAGGATTGCGATCCCGCGGATAGCATCTATTTCCCAGTATCTTCCGCTCTTGGAACTCTGCGAGTCTCCAGACTCGGTAAGGATCGAATCATCATATTCCCGTACTTCACCACCCATTGTTCCCTTCATATTGGTTTTTGTATATCTAAGTAATTTCTGGACGACTAAACATACCCGATGCCGGTCGTCACGCTCAAAATCCACAGCATTACAAAGAAAATCGGCATATGGACGAGGTAGACGATCAGCGTTGTTCTGCCGTGGCCGAGTCTGGCAAAGAATTTCCCGGGGATTTTCGGCTGCCACATAGAAAACGCCCTGACGCCTTTCGGATAGAAGATATTGCCAAGGCCGATGCCTAACAGGATGAATCCGCTCCATGGAAAGAGCGGGAAATAATCCGGCGTATGATCCATAAAGTCGGCCCCGTGAATGCCGAGCGGATAGAGCCAGCCGGGATCATGGATGAACGGAATGATGAAAATCCCAACAAGGATGATCAGCAGGCCGAAAAGAATGTTCCATTTGCCAAACCTGATCAAAGGAATCGCGATCAGCATCGATATGCTCAGCATATGAAGAAAGCCGAACTTGACAAACACGTCATCGTGAAAGATAACCACGGAAGCAAGCCACGTCAGCGCCGTGATACACATGGCGATAAAAAACAGAACCAGGGCTTTGACTGCGATATCGCGATAGTATGCATCCAGAGGCCTTCCAAGCATCCGGTTATAGCGAAGAACGATCGCAACGCCGGCAATGAAAACGAAGGCTGCCGAGACGATCACGATTGGACTGTAATAATACAGAAACTCGCGGGTCTCCTGAAGAATGTGAAACATCACGAGACAGGCGAGAAAATGAAAATACAGCATCCCAAACAGAGCAAGGCCGCGAACGGCGTCGATCTCCCAATACCTTCCGCTCTTTACTAAAGGGGGAGATCCCGGAGATATGCTCTGTTCGTCGCTCATTGTTTCAGGCATGTAGGTGTTAAGCAGATAAGTAAGTTCCTTAGAAAAAGTCAGAGATGCCCGATGGGACAACCGAGCATCCCGGAAACTACGACGATCACGAGAATGACGGACCCAATCACCGGGATATGGGCCAGATATATCTCGAGAGGATACCTGCCGATAAGTGCAAGACTCTGGCCGATCTTACCCGCCGAGGGGAGATTGAACCTGCGGATCCCGTTTGGATACAGAAGAGAGCCGAGGAAAACGCCAAGCAGCATAACGCCGACCCAGGGAAAAACGGGGAAGAAGTCACGCGGATAGAAATCCGGCGGCAGGATCCCGAAAACCATCAGCAAGGCGGGTCCTTTGATCGTTTCGAGAAAGAGACCGAGCAGGATGAACGATACCGCAGGGATCAGGCTCCATTTCCCGAATCGTAAAAACGGGATGCACAGGATC from Methanocorpusculum labreanum Z includes:
- the ftsZ gene encoding cell division protein FtsZ, which produces MRSIVEEALSRKRFEDVARDDTPVSAIYDAETEAELGAKTYSVRPQTPEPVQAAAPVQAPAVKKEQPKPEVDYSSQYSFSAAKTTPTDEDDEFDEILDALRTKITVIGCGGGGSNTVARVYEEGVEGADIYALNTDAQHLSMLRGRVGRRILIGRQTTKGLGAGAIPQRGEEAAIESEDVIRQALAGSNMVFVTAGLGGGTGTGSAPVVAKVAKEIGALTIAIVTLPFTSESATRMENAEIGLERLREVADTVIVIPNDRILEVVPRLPLAQAFKVSDEVLMRAVKGITELITLPGLVNLDFADVRTVMEQGGIAMIGVGDSDSEDKATDSIKKALRSPLLDVDITGATAALINVIGGPDMTMVEAEGVVQEVYQRIDPSARIIWGVQVDPKMEGRMRTMLIVTGVQSPQIYGKQEQISRASQSSQVQRSKFEIDFLR
- a CDS encoding D-aminoacyl-tRNA deacylase, encoding MIIDILNSDSDPAGRNIRAAIDELLKNPPEGGFPLFDGNEVTFHTVSGRIIHAEKSAVNPDADLIIVVSRHSSVNPVPVLTVHPAGNFGIAGLGGNDRELGLTSPAWMKSILQNHAEFVPEGYRVSYEITHHGPTDFPVPFFFVEVGSTEKEWNDPAACIAAAKSVLYARPSPEIVPLIGFGGTHYAVRQTAIGLETKGAFGHMMHTRDVGSVSKEMVSQMIAKSCGVFAAHIDRKALSKQEISHIEGILAEVGLEEITEGDLRKMNAMSFSTWVAYRDLAALQAPGLKIFPHGRIFDGDPAVVELPSDLFSAAFLGYEEIFLAELDKMGNIFHTTGKGGRLMPTLLTSAKNRQKVSGDLIVLSVQQITRTQDSLVEGDQITIARRQFDPVLARTLGVPSGPLYGQLVAGKPVTLPDGRMITPDMVTKVVRTSIKIPGLENYS
- a CDS encoding heparan-alpha-glucosaminide N-acetyltransferase; the encoded protein is MGGEVREYDDSILTESGDSQSSKSGRYWEIDAIRGIAILGMLFYHLLACLVLFHIIVEDPNFLSYYNTYMFGSGVFVLLAGIAMILRHERMRGRTTKEYYLALVIKAMFLLALGFCITIGSWIGASLFLGSEAFIKFGFLHMLGVSMLLAIPLLRYGRWNIILGLIIIAIGAFIFPYINDPSWLYPLGIHAEDFMQYTQDYFPLFPWFGVLLLGVGLGTVFYPNGRRSFTIREPGKIGEAFAKLGNGAVTLFIYLVHIPVIFVILWIFSSLTGIGYL
- a CDS encoding heparan-alpha-glucosaminide N-acetyltransferase, translated to MSDEQSISPGSPPLVKSGRYWEIDAVRGLALFGMLYFHFLACLVMFHILQETREFLYYYSPIVIVSAAFVFIAGVAIVLRYNRMLGRPLDAYYRDIAVKALVLFFIAMCITALTWLASVVIFHDDVFVKFGFLHMLSISMLIAIPLIRFGKWNILFGLLIILVGIFIIPFIHDPGWLYPLGIHGADFMDHTPDYFPLFPWSGFILLGIGLGNIFYPKGVRAFSMWQPKIPGKFFARLGHGRTTLIVYLVHMPIFFVMLWILSVTTGIGYV
- a CDS encoding heparan-alpha-glucosaminide N-acetyltransferase codes for the protein MDDVCPAPVKERYWEIDAIRGFSLLAMIAFHTVFLLGVFHIINVDVWLGLGVYLPLGTSVFVIISGTSLILRHGRMLDKPRRAYYMAILKRGIEIMLIGLGVSVIASLLILVFINDGRYVYFNFLQMMGLSMILCIPFLRFGKWSLIPAVSFILLGLFLETIKGPALLMVFGILPPDFYPRDFFPVFPWVGVMLLGVFLGSLLYPNGIRRFNLPSAGKIGQSLALIGRYPLEIYLAHIPVIGSVILVIVVVSGMLGCPIGHL